The genomic stretch GAGGGGGAGTGGGCGCTCATCTCTCTCTTCGACGGCACCCGCACCCGAAGCGAGATCCAGGCCGATTACAACGCCGCCCATCCGGGCGGGGGCATCCCGCTCGCGACCGTCCTCGACTTCGAGGAGACGCTCCGCAAGATGGAGCTCCTCGAGCAGAAAGGCGCCGAGCGCAACCTCGCGCTCCTGGAGAAGCTCCGGACGGCCCGCCAGCGGAAGGCCGAGGAGAAGGAGGAAGGGTTCAACATCTTCCTCATCCCCTTCCACGTCATGGACCCGAACGAGCTGCTCAACAAGACGGTCCGCTGGGTCCGCTGGCTCTGGAGCCCCCCCGTCGTGACCGCGGGGATCGCGATCTTCCTGCTCACCGCGAGCGTCTTCGTCGCGCGGTTCTCGACGATCTGGACCCAGACGCTCGAGCTGTACCACTTCCTGGGGAAGCCGTTCTGGGATTTCGTGCAGTTTTTCGTGATCATGACCGCGATCGGCGCGGTGCACGAGTTCGGCCACGCCTTCGCGATCAAGATCTACGGCGGCGACGTCCACGACATCGGGTTCGCCCTCTTCTACATGACTCCGGCGTACTACTGCGATTCGACCGACGCCTATCTCTTCACGAACCGGTGGCACCGGCTGTGGGTGGCGCTCGGCGGGATCTACGTCGAGTGCTACATCTGCGCGATCGCGACCGGGCTGTGGGTCGTCTCGTATCCCGACACGCTCGTCCACGAGCTCGCCTACAAGACGATGCTGTACACGGGCGTGTCGACCGTTTTCTTCAACATCAACCCGATGGTCAAGACCGACGGTTACCACGTGCTGTCGAGCTTCCTCGATCTCCCGCAGCTCCGCGAGGAGTCGTTCCAGTACGTCGGGGCGCTCATCCAGCACTACCTGCTGCGCCTCCCGGTCGAGGTCCCCGTGCTCTCGCGGCGCAAGCGCCGGATCTACCTGATCTACGCCCCGCTCGCGCTCGCCTACACGGCGATGATCATGTGGCTGATCGGCCAGCTCTTCTACAACCTGTACGGGCATCTTTCAGCCGAACTCGCCGGAGTCCTGGCGACGGTCACGTTCGTCTGGGTGTTCCGCAAGCGCGCCCGGGTCTTCACCCACACCCTCCGGATGTTCTATCTCGACAAGAAGGAGTACCTCGTGTCGCCGAAAATCCGCCGACGCCTCCTCGCCGCGGCCGCCCTCCTCCTCATCCTCCTCGCGCTCCCGATCTTCCGCGAGCCGGTCACGGCGGACGTGACGCTCGCGCCCGCCCGCCTCGCGCGCATCGAAGCGCCGCAGGCGGGATTCGTCTCTCGCGTCCTCGCGCGGGAGAACGATCCGGTCCGCCCCGGGCAGCCGATCTTCGGCATGACGAGCCCGGAGGTCCAGGTCGCCGTCGCTTCGGCGTCGTCGCGCGCGGAGGCCTATTCGGGAGCCGAGGCGGTCGGGAGAGCGGAAGGCGATACGCATGCGGCGTTCGTCGCCGGGGAGAAGGCGCGCGCCGCCGAGGCGTCGTTGACCGCCGCGGAAGGACGCGCGCGGCTCCTCACGGTCACGAGCCCGGAGCGCGGCAGGATCCTGACTCCGCGGATCCAGGACCTCGAAGGGCGTTTCGTCGAAAAAGGGACGCTCCTGGCCGAGGTCGGGAGCCTGCAGGCGCTGTCGGCCTCGATCCCCGTGTCGGAGCGGCTGATCGGCGACGTCGCGCCGGGACAGGCCGTCTCGCTGCATCTGCCCTCCCGGCCGTATTCCACCGTCCGGGGAGAGATCGTTTCGGTCGCCCCGGCCGCCGCGTCCTACGGATCGCCCGCCGCCGTCCGCGCTTCGCTTCTTCCTTCCGACGTCCCCGACCGGTTCATCGCCATCGCGCGATTCCCGAACTCGGGGGGCGATCTCATCCCGGGGATGGCCGGCGAGGCGCGGATCTACACGCGGCGCCGCTCCTATCTCGGGCGAGCCGGCCGCGTCGTCTGGCACTGGATGAGAACCGTCGTCTGGTAAAAACGAGAGCGCCCCGGCTTTCGCCGGGGCGCCCGAGGTCG from Thermoanaerobaculia bacterium encodes the following:
- a CDS encoding efflux RND transporter periplasmic adaptor subunit; the protein is MSLASRASALASASPTGKVAEALAAQHASGADQPRLRPELTIRRLVHAGEVSWGVKNPETLKVFNFDEGEWALISLFDGTRTRSEIQADYNAAHPGGGIPLATVLDFEETLRKMELLEQKGAERNLALLEKLRTARQRKAEEKEEGFNIFLIPFHVMDPNELLNKTVRWVRWLWSPPVVTAGIAIFLLTASVFVARFSTIWTQTLELYHFLGKPFWDFVQFFVIMTAIGAVHEFGHAFAIKIYGGDVHDIGFALFYMTPAYYCDSTDAYLFTNRWHRLWVALGGIYVECYICAIATGLWVVSYPDTLVHELAYKTMLYTGVSTVFFNINPMVKTDGYHVLSSFLDLPQLREESFQYVGALIQHYLLRLPVEVPVLSRRKRRIYLIYAPLALAYTAMIMWLIGQLFYNLYGHLSAELAGVLATVTFVWVFRKRARVFTHTLRMFYLDKKEYLVSPKIRRRLLAAAALLLILLALPIFREPVTADVTLAPARLARIEAPQAGFVSRVLARENDPVRPGQPIFGMTSPEVQVAVASASSRAEAYSGAEAVGRAEGDTHAAFVAGEKARAAEASLTAAEGRARLLTVTSPERGRILTPRIQDLEGRFVEKGTLLAEVGSLQALSASIPVSERLIGDVAPGQAVSLHLPSRPYSTVRGEIVSVAPAAASYGSPAAVRASLLPSDVPDRFIAIARFPNSGGDLIPGMAGEARIYTRRRSYLGRAGRVVWHWMRTVVW